In Panicum virgatum strain AP13 chromosome 5K, P.virgatum_v5, whole genome shotgun sequence, the genomic window CCACATTTTATTACGGGAAACGGGTGTGGGAGCGGAATAACTGAAACAGGATATATGGGTTACGAAAATGGGTGGAAATCGGAAAACTTACCGAAATGCATTGTTGTTTAATCACCATTCACCTCACTTGAATATAACACTATAGACGCATTTATGCAAGCTATTTTTTCTTAATATGATTAAGGCTTCATATTTTCTATGTTTAAACCTGTGAAGTGCACCGATTGATGTTGAGGAACAAGGAGGATATATGTGTGCCTAAATATTTTTCGGATTTTATAAATACGGACTAATATGGGCGGGATACACCCATTCCCATTTTCCATCCTATTTCCGTATTTTTCCGTAAATATTGAAACAGGGGGATAAATATAGAAATACGGCAGGACAAGACGGAATTTTTTCCGGCCGCTTTCATCCTTACCGATGATCGATGATCATGACTAGGTCCAAGACTTTGGTTGTTGTGACTTCTGGTGGTAAGCCGGCTTGTAGGTATAGCGGTGGCCGGACTAGGTGGGAACCAGTGGTGGACTCCAGTTCCAAGTACAAACACATTAAGTGTTTAATTAATATTTCCAGGAGAATCTATAATATTGAAGTAAATTAAGGTTGCTATAAATTTCCATGGACTCATGATTTTATTGGCAATTCATATTGTATTTTTTAGAAGATGGAAACAATATAATTCGTACTGATACTTTGCCAAATCCAAAATTACTCTCAAGTTTCCATTTCCTTTGGTCTCCAACTAGTTATGTTATTTCACAATGGTTATTCtggataaaagaaaaaaaatgttacaaCCTTTTTTATCATCCAAAGCATACAGCCTTTGTTGCTTACTACATCGTCTAAAgcaaggaagaacagcagaaaaATATCACACTTTTGATAAATAAATGATGACAGGTAAGTTGAAAACTTACATGACGTGTGTAGATGAAACTCAAAACACACTCAATCTCAAAAATTCAGTAAAATGCAAAGGACAATACTCTTTGAAAGAATTAAGTGCTCAGAAATTAAAAGCATTTTCTGTAGTTAAGAAGATGCTCACTTTGTCACGTTGTACTGCCTGGCATGATGATTTTATTGGCAATTCATATTGAATTTTTTAGAAGATGGAAACAAGATAATTCATACTGATACTTTGCCAAATCCAAGATTACAATAGTTATGTGGATAAAAGAAAATGATGTTGCAACCTTTTTCATCATCCAAAGCATACAGCCTTTGTTGCTTATTACATCATCCAAAgcaaggaagaacagcagaaaaATATCACACTTTTGATAAATAAATGATGACAGGTAAGTTGAAAAACTTACAGGACGTGTGTATACGAAACTCAAAACACACTCAATCTCAAAAATTCAGCAAACTGCAAAGGACAATAGTCTTTGAAAGAATTAAGTGCTCAGAAATTAAACGCACAGCAGCACATGTTGCTCAGAACTATGATTGCCCGATGATCTGCACCATATTAATAGCTCTTCCCATCCACCTTGATAGCGATATATTGATGATTTGGGAGGACACCCTGAGGAGCGTTCCTCACAGCATTGACAGTTGCCATGGCACCCGCATCGTTCTGCTCAAACTCGAGGAGCAGATGCTTCAGGCTTGACAGATTCTCCATGCCAGACACACCACTCGATCCATCAGCAAGGCCTTTCTGGAACCTCAGTTCAAGCACTTGGACTGCTGGCAGTGCATTGGACTCAAAAGTCACCAATGGTGAGGGGCACCGGATGCACAGTTTTTTAACATTCAGGAATCCATGAGCAGGGAACATGACTCGCTTCTTGTTCCCAGGTGTTTCCGTAGCATCAGAATACAATTCCAGCTCCCTCAAGTTATCGTGTTTACTGATATCTTCGATGAAGTTCACAGAGCTCTTTGTGGTGCCACCGCATGACAATGTCTGCAGGGCCTTCATCTTAGCGATGCCGTCAGGCACCTTGGCACTCCCAGCAAGCAAATGTATTAGGTTTTCCAGCCTAAGAATACTCAGAGGCAGCTCTTCCACCTTTGTTGATCTCACATCAAGTGTCTGCAGACACCTTAGATCCCCAATTGCTGCTGGGAGCTCACTGGCACCGGTGCCTCTGAGGCTCAGGTACCTCAGCAGGACCAGTTTGCATAGGCCGTCCAAGCATACCGGACCATCACAGCCTTCGAGGTCCAGAACACGCACCACTTTCAGATTGGTCAGTTGAGGTGCAGCATTGGCATGGCCAAAGACAGTGATTGAGCGAGCGTGAGACAGATCCGTAGTCTCATTTCGCACCGCAGGTTGACCTTGCTTGCTGCGGTTACTCAGAGATAGCCGGCGGACTGTGCTGTTGTCTGGGACATGCTGCTGCTGAGCATCCATCAGAGTGGCGAAGTTCTCTTCTATGGACTTGCAGACAATGAAATCATGTATCAATGGGTGAACTCTGCAACTCCTTGGGACACCATCATGGTTCAGATCCAATGGCTCTACCAAGTTTCTGCTGATGAGCTCACTGAGGTAGCTTCTTGCTGTTTCCTCTGTGCTTACGCTCCGTGCTTCAGCGATGAATCCTTCAGCAATCCATCGCCTCACTAGGCGCTCCGTGTCAACCTCAAAGTTCTCAGGAAATATGCTTAGGTACAGCAAACATGTCCTGAGATGCAGCGATAGATCGTGATAGCTAAGATTCAGTATTTGCTTCAGCCCATCCAATCCATCTGAATGAGAACTACATAGTGAGTGCAATCCAAGCTTCTCCCATTCATCTCTTGACTGCTTATGTGCTAACTTGGAAGCTATGTTAACTATAGCAAGTGGCAGACCAGAACATCTGCTCATGATTTGGACAAAAACATCCTCCAAATGTTGAGGACAAGGATGCTCATTGGCGAAAGCTTTCTTCAGAAACAA contains:
- the LOC120706825 gene encoding disease resistance protein PIK6-NP-like, coding for MDIVVGALSGMVDALPGKLGELLEQEYALLSGVRGDVVFLQAELDSMRAAIHHCVSLDHPDTQTRAWIGRVRELALDTEDWVDLFAIRVDAGAGAPPSSGFFGFFRRSVDKLRTLPARHDIANELQDLKKRVIELSEQRNRYRVVPPVPEAARPVDPRLTALFVDPGSLVGLEGPVQELSKIVMDTEGCTALKIVSIVGMAGAGKTILANAFYRRLEVQNGFHCRAFVSVGQKPDLVRILSDILSQLGDRHRGGQDINQVIGSIRNLLSDNRYLIVVDDLWSKELWGTMKCCFPENYHGSRIIVTTRNDTLPMDSYPVSRKFVHKIDRLSDADAKKLFLKKAFANEHPCPQHLEDVFVQIMSRCSGLPLAIVNIASKLAHKQSRDEWEKLGLHSLCSSHSDGLDGLKQILNLSYHDLSLHLRTCLLYLSIFPENFEVDTERLVRRWIAEGFIAEARSVSTEETARSYLSELISRNLVEPLDLNHDGVPRSCRVHPLIHDFIVCKSIEENFATLMDAQQQHVPDNSTVRRLSLSNRSKQGQPAVRNETTDLSHARSITVFGHANAAPQLTNLKVVRVLDLEGCDGPVCLDGLCKLVLLRYLSLRGTGASELPAAIGDLRCLQTLDVRSTKVEELPLSILRLENLIHLLAGSAKVPDGIAKMKALQTLSCGGTTKSSVNFIEDISKHDNLRELELYSDATETPGNKKRVMFPAHGFLNVKKLCIRCPSPLVTFESNALPAVQVLELRFQKGLADGSSGVSGMENLSSLKHLLLEFEQNDAGAMATVNAVRNAPQGVLPNHQYIAIKVDGKSY